A genomic stretch from Mesomycoplasma neurolyticum includes:
- a CDS encoding ATP-binding cassette domain-containing protein, with translation MAQLNNNKINTTKKSLPVYLQKLKQKLATSQATQEKYVLELKNINKIYENGFQAIFKTNIKLKKGDFLSLLGPSGCGKSTTLRVIAGLEKANQGEIYINNVNVTHSESSSRNLTMVFQNYALFPHLSVKKNIAFGLNANKNKSGDNIEIFQKINFKKNQIAEINWKIKNVRFLHLNKYSLNKLQQKRKIAFNKLQNFTENNKAKQIRKYNKLFAKVTFLDETIEYKKENITFFEKLRPELEKLIQKKIQHQKEIKELKQQIKKLSNNEKNRLINEKVELAAKTLGLDFYLNRKPSQLSGGQRQRVALGRSIVNNPILFLMDEPLSNLDAQLRSTMRQEIRKLHEKINSGTIYVTHDQVEAMTMSDKLAVMEDGFILQIGTPKDVYKNPSCLFVASFVGTPAMNFVEGVYKNQQFISKKGLVIDIPIDKTPHLKESQKITLGIRPSDFSTEEFVYDTYKTKIKVKIVSKELLGNEIQYKGKTVVNNEEFTFITSSYNDFKISDKVEIFIISSRIHLFDTESTIALTSKFNYETIEAIENWLNSSSKIKIRRLILEETKKVKEKKSFIKNVIIKTIDKFKNNKG, from the coding sequence ATGGCTCAATTAAATAACAATAAAATAAACACAACTAAAAAAAGTTTGCCCGTTTATTTACAAAAATTAAAACAAAAATTGGCAACTTCACAAGCAACACAAGAAAAATATGTTCTTGAACTTAAAAACATTAATAAAATTTACGAAAATGGTTTTCAAGCTATTTTCAAAACAAATATTAAATTAAAAAAAGGTGATTTTTTATCACTTTTAGGTCCTAGTGGCTGTGGAAAATCCACTACTTTAAGAGTAATAGCAGGACTAGAAAAAGCAAACCAAGGTGAAATTTATATTAACAATGTAAATGTAACACATTCAGAATCTTCATCAAGAAACTTAACAATGGTTTTTCAAAATTATGCACTTTTTCCGCATTTAAGTGTTAAAAAAAATATTGCTTTTGGTCTTAATGCTAATAAAAATAAATCAGGCGACAACATTGAAATTTTTCAAAAAATTAATTTCAAAAAAAATCAAATTGCAGAAATAAATTGAAAAATTAAAAATGTTCGTTTTTTACATTTAAATAAATATTCGTTAAATAAATTACAACAAAAAAGAAAAATAGCTTTTAATAAATTACAAAATTTTACAGAAAATAACAAAGCAAAGCAAATTCGTAAATACAATAAATTATTTGCTAAAGTAACTTTTTTAGATGAAACAATTGAATATAAAAAAGAAAATATTACTTTTTTTGAAAAATTAAGACCTGAACTTGAAAAACTAATTCAAAAGAAAATACAACATCAAAAAGAAATAAAAGAATTAAAACAACAAATTAAAAAATTATCTAATAATGAAAAAAATAGGCTAATAAATGAAAAAGTCGAGCTAGCAGCAAAGACTTTAGGATTAGATTTTTACTTAAATCGTAAACCTTCTCAACTTTCAGGTGGTCAAAGACAAAGGGTTGCACTGGGTAGAAGTATTGTAAATAACCCTATTTTATTTTTAATGGATGAACCATTAAGTAATTTAGATGCTCAACTTAGATCAACAATGAGACAAGAAATTAGAAAACTTCATGAAAAAATTAATTCAGGAACTATCTATGTAACTCATGACCAAGTTGAAGCAATGACAATGTCAGATAAATTAGCTGTAATGGAAGATGGATTTATTTTACAAATTGGAACTCCGAAAGATGTGTATAAAAACCCTTCTTGTTTATTTGTTGCAAGTTTTGTTGGCACACCTGCAATGAATTTTGTAGAGGGAGTTTATAAAAATCAACAGTTTATTTCAAAAAAAGGGCTTGTTATTGATATTCCAATTGATAAAACTCCACACTTAAAAGAAAGCCAAAAAATAACTTTAGGAATAAGACCGAGTGATTTTTCGACAGAAGAATTTGTTTATGATACATACAAAACTAAAATTAAAGTAAAAATTGTTTCTAAAGAATTATTAGGAAATGAAATCCAATATAAAGGAAAAACTGTTGTAAATAATGAAGAATTTACATTTATCACTTCTTCTTATAATGATTTTAAAATTTCTGATAAAGTAGAAATTTTCATAATTAGTTCAAGAATTCATTTATTTGATACTGAATCAACTATTGCTCTTACTTCGAAATTTAATTACGAAACAATAGAAGCAATAGAAAATTGACTAAATTCAAGTTCTAAGATTAAAATTAGAAGATTAATTTTAGAAGAAACTAAAAAAGTTAAAGAAAAAAAATCTTTCATTAAAAATGTAATTATTAAGACTATTGATAAATTTAAAAATAATAAAGGATAA
- a CDS encoding type 2 periplasmic-binding domain-containing protein has product MKFKLNKKLFFGLLTISSLVPLISVVSCNDQENTALKTMQESFVTDEKIKEFKNTFAGYSKDQMEIMGSANEINEESQNFIKAFNKYYGTKLNWVQGHQMQKTISEKIQTNNGIGNILMFAVEPQATFEEFDKYTFDTDPAKVLDYNKNDLTGTITVGNKKFPAFTYSYFGVIYNRDTFNKNGVTVYEGASFDTNNEKNPDLIKGEAYDGTIEKDNKLYVFTNDLKESGYRKVISFLKSKGIDKPFYSIAKGGDVKKVWPISKHLFAAAVDQHGDLSNGYDDVDKVVNMDVVNAMKKAVEIMGYVPEKDGTEVNDTREGIKKVGTGTVAMVQGGAYNDVAIKKDDPDSNVGMFPLPIFNKKDQTAMIFRGPGHKWAITSLAKDESKLKTAKLFLHALHNSKTGYNYLVDGFKVISPYTKPEGANAKQKQGSLNDSGTKYDGITNVGSWAHSYLPQGMVYYNDKMRQLANEGYAQSDTLERLRTLYKENLETQKKRAEENKDKN; this is encoded by the coding sequence ATGAAATTTAAATTAAATAAAAAATTATTTTTTGGTTTATTAACCATTTCTTCTTTAGTACCTTTAATATCTGTTGTTTCATGTAATGATCAAGAAAACACAGCTCTTAAAACAATGCAAGAAAGTTTTGTAACTGATGAAAAAATTAAAGAATTCAAAAATACATTTGCTGGTTATTCAAAAGATCAAATGGAAATTATGGGTTCAGCTAATGAAATTAATGAAGAGTCACAAAACTTTATTAAAGCATTTAATAAATATTATGGTACTAAACTTAATTGAGTTCAAGGTCATCAAATGCAAAAAACTATTTCAGAAAAAATCCAAACTAATAATGGTATTGGTAATATTTTGATGTTCGCTGTTGAACCACAAGCTACTTTTGAGGAATTTGACAAATATACTTTCGACACTGACCCCGCAAAAGTTTTAGATTACAATAAAAATGATTTAACCGGAACAATTACAGTTGGAAATAAAAAATTCCCTGCTTTCACTTATAGTTATTTTGGTGTGATTTACAATAGAGACACTTTTAATAAAAATGGTGTAACAGTTTATGAAGGTGCATCTTTTGACACAAATAATGAAAAAAATCCTGATTTAATAAAAGGTGAAGCATATGATGGAACAATAGAAAAAGATAATAAACTTTATGTTTTTACTAACGATTTAAAAGAAAGTGGCTACAGAAAAGTTATATCATTTTTAAAATCCAAAGGTATTGACAAACCTTTTTACTCCATTGCAAAAGGTGGGGATGTAAAAAAAGTTTGACCAATTTCTAAGCATTTATTTGCTGCTGCTGTAGATCAACATGGTGATTTGTCTAATGGTTATGATGATGTAGACAAAGTTGTAAACATGGATGTTGTTAATGCTATGAAAAAAGCAGTTGAAATTATGGGTTATGTTCCAGAAAAAGATGGAACAGAAGTTAACGACACAAGAGAAGGGATTAAAAAAGTAGGTACAGGAACAGTAGCTATGGTTCAAGGTGGTGCTTATAATGATGTTGCAATCAAAAAAGATGATCCTGATTCTAATGTCGGAATGTTCCCATTACCTATTTTTAATAAGAAAGACCAAACAGCAATGATTTTTAGAGGTCCTGGACACAAATGAGCTATTACATCATTAGCTAAAGATGAATCAAAATTAAAAACAGCAAAACTTTTTTTACATGCACTACACAATAGTAAAACAGGGTATAACTATTTAGTGGATGGTTTTAAAGTTATATCTCCATATACCAAACCGGAAGGTGCAAACGCTAAACAAAAACAAGGTTCACTAAATGATTCAGGAACTAAATATGATGGTATAACAAATGTAGGTAGCTGAGCACATTCTTATTTACCACAAGGAATGGTTTATTATAATGACAAAATGCGTCAATTAGCTAATGAAGGTTATGCCCAAAGCGACACATTAGAAAGATTAAGAACTCTTTACAAAGAAAACTTAGAAACTCAAAAAAAACGTGCTGAAGAAAACAAAGATAAAAACTAA
- a CDS encoding MATE family efflux transporter produces MNFLKQSWLFIASHFPENRAKWKLYLTYSLPIILTGVFFSLNNFVDNFMVTNIEKGVASLSYANAWTGIINAIIAGIMIITSVFIGQYYGTYNYWRIRQVTRIRVILLLVFTSIFAILSWSIPRNMIQIFYANSNPDSQTLQQSIDYLQLIVITWIIYIWTAPMSSLLTETGHGREAFISSIGSLLLNITLNILFIYILKMGVKGAAYASIVARIFGIFGDTIFVYLKIKKCFITPWSIFRVTKEIWKKILIRLHSAAILSTNIILIIFRDRFYNLMYPEGSIGNYEWKIGAASILGLTTAISSVFLQIGSILGSNVAIFVSTHLGKKEFEIAKKQANELKGFHFSLALFLGIVLALVALCIPHISYFADKIPLEGKKTYLFELQQTILVIAFFNPIWVWYLTSARLISSGGRTNIVPIIDLILELLSIAWIATMTYAIQPKNLGWSLFQAYWVFFTIDILKFCVYEITYLITDWARNIDDVNHRTKLWDKNVS; encoded by the coding sequence ATGAATTTTTTAAAACAAAGTTGGTTATTTATTGCATCTCATTTCCCAGAAAATAGAGCAAAATGAAAATTATACTTAACTTACTCCTTGCCAATTATTTTGACAGGTGTTTTTTTTTCATTGAATAACTTTGTTGATAATTTTATGGTTACTAATATTGAAAAAGGTGTAGCATCTTTATCTTATGCAAATGCATGAACAGGAATTATTAATGCAATTATTGCTGGTATTATGATAATTACAAGTGTTTTTATTGGTCAATATTATGGAACATATAATTATTGAAGAATTAGACAAGTAACAAGAATTAGAGTAATTTTACTTTTAGTTTTTACATCTATTTTTGCTATTTTATCTTGATCAATCCCTAGAAATATGATACAAATTTTTTATGCTAATTCAAATCCAGATTCACAAACACTTCAACAATCAATAGATTATTTACAATTAATTGTAATTACGTGAATTATTTATATATGAACAGCACCAATGAGTTCATTATTAACTGAAACTGGTCATGGTAGAGAAGCTTTTATTTCTTCAATAGGTTCTCTTTTATTAAATATTACATTAAATATTTTGTTTATTTATATATTGAAAATGGGTGTAAAAGGGGCTGCATATGCTTCTATTGTTGCAAGAATTTTTGGAATTTTTGGGGATACAATATTTGTTTATTTAAAAATAAAAAAATGTTTTATAACACCTTGAAGTATTTTTAGAGTTACTAAAGAAATTTGAAAAAAAATTCTTATAAGATTACATAGTGCAGCTATTTTATCTACAAATATAATTTTAATTATTTTTAGAGACCGGTTTTATAATTTAATGTACCCTGAAGGTTCAATAGGTAATTATGAATGAAAAATAGGGGCTGCATCAATATTAGGATTAACAACTGCTATTAGTTCTGTGTTTTTACAAATAGGAAGTATTTTAGGTTCTAATGTTGCTATATTTGTAAGCACACATCTAGGAAAAAAAGAATTTGAAATAGCCAAAAAACAAGCAAATGAATTAAAAGGATTTCATTTTTCATTAGCATTATTTTTAGGTATAGTTTTAGCATTAGTTGCTTTATGTATTCCACATATTAGTTATTTTGCAGATAAAATCCCTTTAGAAGGTAAAAAAACTTATCTTTTTGAATTACAACAAACTATATTAGTTATTGCTTTTTTTAATCCTATTTGAGTTTGATATTTAACATCTGCCAGATTAATTTCGTCAGGTGGTAGAACAAATATAGTTCCTATTATTGATTTAATTTTAGAACTTTTATCTATTGCATGAATTGCAACAATGACTTATGCAATTCAACCTAAAAATTTAGGTTGAAGTCTTTTCCAAGCTTACTGAGTTTTCTTTACAATTGACATTTTAAAATTTTGTGTTTATGAAATAACTTATTTAATTACAGATTGAGCAAGAAATATTGATGATGTAAATCATCGTACAAAATTATGAGATAAAAATGTCAGCTAA
- the recO gene encoding DNA repair protein RecO, whose translation MSAKILEAIVIYNQDYKENDSIVKVISRNKVITFLAQGTQKPLSKNRTSLMLLTYGEYEIFLARLNNKMSKLKKGTIIQQINFELLSQIFLELKDILFYLSFISTSNSKFFNHLISFIQNVNKYNYFVAKTFILFHLLELFGYKQVTDKCLECFSNKNLKTFSVAKGGFLCYLHSKKENIKTLEELKTFYYLNFDINLYLKFATPSANFKIYKEIQEFLNENVAYFK comes from the coding sequence ATGTCAGCTAAAATACTAGAAGCAATTGTTATTTATAACCAAGATTATAAAGAAAATGATTCCATAGTTAAAGTAATTAGTCGAAATAAGGTAATTACTTTTTTGGCACAAGGAACACAAAAACCTTTAAGCAAAAATAGAACATCACTAATGCTTTTAACTTATGGAGAATATGAAATTTTTTTAGCTCGTTTAAATAACAAAATGTCCAAACTAAAAAAAGGAACAATTATTCAACAAATTAATTTTGAATTACTTTCACAAATTTTTTTAGAACTAAAAGATATTTTGTTTTATTTATCTTTTATTTCAACATCCAATTCAAAATTTTTTAATCATTTAATTTCATTTATTCAAAATGTAAATAAATATAATTATTTTGTGGCAAAAACATTTATCTTATTTCACCTATTGGAATTGTTTGGCTACAAACAAGTTACTGATAAATGCTTAGAATGTTTTTCAAACAAAAATTTAAAAACTTTTAGTGTTGCTAAAGGTGGTTTTTTATGTTATTTGCATTCTAAAAAAGAAAATATTAAGACACTTGAAGAACTTAAAACATTTTATTATTTAAATTTTGATATAAATTTATATTTAAAATTTGCAACCCCTAGTGCTAATTTTAAAATTTACAAGGAAATTCAAGAATTTTTAAATGAAAATGTAGCTTACTTTAAATAA
- a CDS encoding S8 family serine peptidase, translated as MKKKKILKSFFLAMSLGLFVFSNIPYTKQNIEVVNLQKHISQNFNHSKVIERTVSFDVPQNDNYLETSKRINGIKELKLLLNYDIEEFETHSETKTFFETQNNNFSKLFKEKFSFIKNIEISSLTPTIWIYFNNDEDKNKFINLAKEDNFIFKIINLKYEIKPLYKVPLLCMDVECLLRTDQTPEEFNEALKNHPTISPRSNTVKSPDWNKISKLKIVEDYPVEFIETNLDKIDFSMADIKTPWKPNEHNKIGILEAKNGVIYKELDQDILYDPKIYSESSNIRSIHAGIVAKIAAGYDGVDRYAEIYSAGFASTDSLWQKQIEWMIENGVKVINHSYGPETHSKENIYNEEAFFLDYIARKYGIINVFAAGNGHDKPEKYNNKYIDKTQLSFNSIVVGALDKGIKYDNFWIAPYSNRTLEPEYEGLPKPLVVAPGYFEYYDQHKTVKEVDGTSLAAPMVSGAISVLLGNEKKIDLKNSRVAAIKAILAASSRLPKNISNLEYKLSGLEKTYGSGLIDYQRMKKAAFNLEIVNVSKGSIKEFIYTSNSIYLDKDENIKIASAWMNNGGVLKNKVSKPGFWKNLFGIDQNWENIHRNEYSLKYNENNSRQEKRFFTDFDLVLEKYDGNKWIEIKRVTSIKSNVEIINYKAIQSGKYRIRIFKYNDIFENSIDDVIGVTYVKN; from the coding sequence ATGAAAAAAAAGAAAATATTAAAATCATTTTTTTTAGCTATGAGCTTAGGTTTATTTGTTTTTAGCAATATTCCTTATACAAAGCAAAATATTGAAGTAGTAAACTTACAAAAACATATTAGTCAAAATTTTAATCATTCTAAAGTAATAGAAAGAACCGTTTCTTTTGATGTTCCACAAAATGATAATTATCTTGAAACTTCAAAACGAATTAATGGAATTAAAGAACTAAAACTATTATTAAATTATGATATTGAAGAATTCGAAACACACTCAGAAACAAAAACTTTTTTTGAAACACAAAACAATAATTTTTCTAAACTTTTTAAAGAAAAATTTAGTTTTATTAAAAATATTGAAATAAGTAGTTTAACGCCAACTATTTGAATTTATTTTAATAATGATGAAGATAAAAATAAATTTATTAATTTAGCAAAAGAAGATAATTTTATATTTAAAATTATAAATTTAAAATATGAAATAAAACCTTTGTACAAAGTCCCACTTTTATGTATGGATGTTGAGTGTTTACTTAGAACAGACCAAACACCTGAAGAATTTAATGAAGCTTTAAAAAACCACCCTACAATAAGTCCGAGATCTAATACAGTTAAAAGTCCTGATTGAAATAAAATTTCTAAATTAAAAATAGTGGAAGATTATCCTGTTGAATTTATTGAAACAAATTTAGATAAAATTGATTTTAGCATGGCAGATATTAAAACACCATGAAAACCTAATGAGCATAACAAGATTGGAATTTTAGAAGCAAAAAATGGAGTTATTTATAAAGAATTAGACCAAGACATTTTATATGATCCTAAAATTTATAGTGAAAGTAGCAATATAAGAAGTATTCATGCAGGGATAGTTGCAAAAATTGCTGCAGGTTATGATGGGGTTGATAGATATGCAGAGATATATTCTGCAGGGTTTGCAAGTACAGATAGTCTATGACAAAAACAAATAGAATGAATGATTGAAAATGGTGTAAAAGTTATTAATCATAGCTATGGACCAGAAACACATAGCAAAGAAAATATATATAATGAAGAAGCGTTTTTCTTAGATTATATTGCAAGAAAATATGGAATAATTAATGTTTTTGCAGCTGGTAATGGTCATGATAAACCAGAAAAATATAATAATAAATACATTGATAAAACTCAACTCTCTTTTAATTCAATTGTTGTTGGTGCCCTTGATAAAGGTATTAAATATGATAATTTTTGAATAGCTCCTTATTCAAATCGTACATTAGAACCTGAGTATGAAGGCTTACCAAAACCATTAGTTGTTGCGCCGGGTTATTTTGAATATTATGATCAACATAAAACAGTAAAAGAAGTAGACGGTACAAGTTTAGCTGCTCCAATGGTTTCAGGAGCTATTAGTGTTTTGTTAGGTAACGAAAAGAAAATTGATTTAAAAAATTCAAGAGTAGCTGCAATTAAAGCTATTTTAGCAGCTTCTTCTAGATTACCTAAAAACATTTCTAACTTAGAATATAAATTAAGCGGATTAGAAAAAACATATGGTTCAGGATTGATTGATTATCAAAGAATGAAAAAAGCTGCATTTAATCTTGAAATTGTAAATGTATCAAAAGGAAGTATAAAAGAATTTATTTATACAAGTAATAGTATTTATTTAGATAAAGATGAAAATATAAAAATTGCTTCAGCATGAATGAATAATGGTGGAGTTTTAAAAAATAAAGTATCTAAACCAGGATTTTGAAAAAATCTTTTTGGTATAGATCAAAATTGAGAAAACATTCACCGTAATGAATACAGTTTAAAATATAATGAAAATAATTCAAGACAAGAAAAAAGATTTTTTACAGATTTTGATTTAGTTTTAGAAAAATATGATGGAAACAAATGAATTGAAATAAAAAGAGTTACATCTATAAAAAGCAATGTAGAAATTATAAATTATAAAGCTATACAATCTGGAAAGTATAGAATAAGAATTTTTAAATATAATGATATATTTGAAAATTCAATAGATGATGTTATAGGTGTTACATATGTTAAAAATTAA
- a CDS encoding replication initiation protein — protein sequence MATSLESEVVFLLNLNEFENKFVPTSIVHKLYIQKERPSLVMLKIFFYSCFLYITNHDKNKILKFKFSRLFLKSLKVDRTDLLRQISKAGFDAASIFSISQKTENITKKKMLIESFQYNEKTKMIEIEFTKYIDDYLNLGHFKKFNLSNLVKFKSSLSFWFFQEMENRSYSEKIDTWISLKNFANILGVKTDAYKNLSDFKKYVIDVVVKDYQKIAKTKLLKIDDSFYHIAKKGQTPYIHFVFDNYLIQDETKLFD from the coding sequence TTGGCTACCTCGTTAGAAAGCGAGGTAGTTTTTTTGTTGAATTTAAATGAATTTGAAAATAAATTCGTACCTACTTCAATAGTCCACAAATTGTATATCCAAAAAGAGCGTCCATCTCTTGTAATGCTAAAAATATTTTTTTATAGCTGTTTTTTATACATTACAAATCATGACAAAAATAAAATTTTAAAATTTAAATTTTCAAGATTATTTTTAAAAAGTTTAAAAGTAGATCGAACTGATTTGTTGCGTCAAATTTCAAAAGCGGGTTTTGATGCTGCGTCCATTTTTTCAATTAGTCAAAAAACAGAAAACATAACTAAGAAAAAAATGCTTATTGAAAGTTTTCAATACAATGAAAAAACTAAAATGATTGAAATTGAATTCACAAAATACATAGATGATTATTTAAACCTTGGTCATTTTAAAAAGTTTAATTTATCTAATCTTGTAAAGTTTAAATCTTCGTTAAGTTTTTGATTTTTTCAAGAAATGGAAAACAGAAGCTATAGCGAAAAAATAGATACATGAATTTCTCTAAAAAATTTTGCAAATATTTTAGGAGTTAAAACTGATGCATATAAAAACTTAAGTGATTTTAAAAAATACGTCATTGATGTTGTTGTTAAAGATTATCAAAAAATAGCAAAAACCAAACTTTTGAAAATTGATGATTCATTTTACCATATTGCAAAAAAAGGCCAAACACCTTACATTCATTTTGTTTTTGATAATTATCTCATTCAAGATGAAACAAAACTTTTTGATTAG
- a CDS encoding zincin-like metallopeptidase domain-containing protein has translation MKNLNKLLDERKKIVEQIIKNLKTHNYFWDKNFVAMYPLNFVSNKNYNGTNILRLQLFSEMKNIQDPRFLTFKQILNRSNLKLKKGAKGCSIEYWGIKQLDESEIENNGKKQKTNYFFGKTYYVFNAKDVENIPKYKNKFVEVSSDKRVDYLIKNLSKALELKVYDNVLTETPHFSPNQDYIQMPTTFVSPEAKIAVFFHELTHWTGHKDRLNRTSIESYSKNIKTRAIEELVAELGAIFLNSKFGFQTKKIQDNNYAYIQSWIKILEDNPNELFKAANKANEAVEYISQKLEKYLDTKKNEKQIIDNSDFLAQDEGLVH, from the coding sequence ATGAAAAATTTAAATAAGCTTTTAGATGAAAGGAAAAAAATTGTTGAACAAATTATCAAAAACTTAAAAACACATAATTATTTTTGAGATAAAAATTTTGTAGCAATGTATCCTTTGAATTTTGTAAGCAACAAAAACTATAATGGAACAAACATTTTAAGACTTCAACTTTTTTCTGAAATGAAAAATATTCAAGATCCAAGGTTTTTAACTTTTAAGCAAATATTAAACAGATCAAATCTTAAACTAAAAAAAGGGGCAAAAGGTTGTTCAATTGAATATTGAGGCATCAAACAATTAGATGAATCAGAAATTGAAAATAATGGAAAAAAGCAAAAAACTAATTACTTTTTTGGAAAAACGTATTATGTTTTCAATGCAAAGGATGTTGAAAATATACCTAAATACAAAAATAAATTTGTTGAAGTTTCTAGCGATAAAAGAGTAGATTATTTAATCAAAAATTTGTCTAAAGCTTTAGAATTAAAAGTATACGACAATGTTTTAACTGAAACTCCACATTTTTCTCCAAATCAAGACTACATCCAAATGCCAACAACTTTTGTAAGTCCTGAAGCAAAAATAGCAGTTTTTTTTCATGAATTAACACATTGAACAGGGCATAAAGATAGACTCAATAGAACTTCAATTGAATCATATAGTAAAAATATCAAAACAAGAGCTATAGAAGAATTAGTTGCTGAATTAGGGGCGATATTTTTAAATTCAAAGTTTGGTTTTCAAACTAAGAAAATTCAAGATAATAATTATGCATATATTCAAAGTTGAATTAAGATACTTGAAGATAATCCAAATGAACTATTTAAAGCAGCTAACAAAGCAAATGAAGCTGTTGAATATATTTCTCAAAAATTAGAAAAATATTTAGATACTAAAAAAAATGAAAAACAAATTATTGATAATTCAGATTTTTTAGCTCAAGACGAAGGGCTTGTACATTAA
- the mobL gene encoding relaxase MobL, with the protein MQSSVFKITRFAKGTNEYYKKGKVIDYITRPSAVYKSTKTSNEILALVNEQTQLEKVLNSLVNEQSSINSGLFKIKSKKANLIAVEKAKNIYKKLKKEQLIWDAVLSFEYERMKNANIVSQQEYADFLASNFEYFLKSEKFNLKNLDILFAIHTNTKHPHFHILFSEKMPTTWNYKQKKFKFRSKGSLEIENIKKFQKYLDMKLLHKKDYETLWNIKKEVFEIKTEIKHEPIFKVMFNEQNNFYDDLQKIKKYYKNNKKPTFNLAPKEIQESVIAIKDYLLKNNELFFKKVNIFQQKLDTLQELEIDKIFDEEKTEFINNQLNEFNNQLNNQILKNAAFLNEKIIAKLKSSKFHEKTLLKKIIKKLTWMPYKIYQIKKSFDKGYDLIND; encoded by the coding sequence ATGCAAAGTTCAGTTTTTAAAATAACTCGTTTTGCTAAAGGAACTAATGAATATTACAAAAAGGGAAAAGTAATTGATTACATTACAAGGCCCAGCGCTGTTTATAAATCAACAAAAACATCAAATGAAATACTTGCTCTAGTAAATGAACAAACGCAATTAGAAAAAGTTTTAAATTCCTTAGTTAATGAACAAAGTTCAATTAATTCAGGTTTATTTAAAATCAAAAGCAAAAAAGCTAATTTAATTGCTGTTGAAAAAGCTAAAAATATTTATAAAAAATTAAAAAAAGAACAATTAATTTGGGATGCTGTCTTGTCTTTTGAATATGAAAGAATGAAAAATGCTAATATTGTTTCACAACAAGAATATGCTGATTTTTTAGCAAGTAATTTTGAATATTTTTTAAAAAGTGAAAAATTTAATTTAAAAAATTTAGATATTTTATTTGCAATTCATACCAATACTAAACACCCACATTTTCATATTCTTTTTAGTGAGAAGATGCCTACTACATGAAATTACAAACAAAAAAAATTTAAATTTAGATCAAAAGGCTCATTAGAAATTGAAAATATTAAAAAATTTCAAAAATATTTAGACATGAAACTTTTGCACAAAAAAGATTATGAAACTCTATGAAATATCAAAAAAGAAGTTTTTGAAATTAAAACAGAAATTAAGCATGAACCAATTTTTAAAGTAATGTTTAATGAACAAAATAATTTTTATGATGACCTTCAAAAAATAAAAAAATATTACAAAAACAATAAAAAGCCTACTTTTAATTTAGCACCTAAAGAAATACAAGAATCAGTTATAGCAATTAAAGATTATTTGTTGAAAAACAATGAATTATTTTTTAAAAAGGTTAATATTTTTCAACAAAAACTTGACACACTCCAAGAATTAGAAATAGATAAAATTTTTGATGAAGAAAAAACTGAATTTATTAATAATCAACTTAATGAATTTAATAATCAACTTAATAATCAAATTTTAAAAAATGCTGCTTTTTTAAATGAAAAAATAATTGCAAAATTAAAATCTAGTAAATTTCATGAAAAAACATTACTTAAAAAAATTATTAAAAAATTAACTTGAATGCCATACAAAATATATCAAATTAAAAAATCTTTTGATAAAGGTTATGACTTAATAAATGATTAA